In a single window of the Nocardioides sp. L-11A genome:
- a CDS encoding DUF6049 family protein encodes MVRRPSRLLAGLATALLLGLTAPALAGAPAASGAPAGPRPAAAPENAAERAPKNAEYDPPLEVTIDELTPGVLPRKGPLVVRGQVTNVDLETWQRINLYPMFGAGDDCLGCPPAMTTEDELTDAAATDPEAQVGVRKTDEPVVQAQIETLGPGETQTFALRIPQRVLRDVFANPTTGVYWFGVHALGENPDGRDTLADGRARTFLPYVEPGTSARVDTAVVVPLRGRVAHSADGELGRTDWWEEALSPEGVLGGPLAFGAASTTAPVTWLLDPAVADAVNQLAAGNPVRAITPVAPDDEPSESEDPSPSGSASEGGADGAGEGADDAADVGTTTLDPDDPLVRAAQAWLQRAATVLPDDTVAALPYGDPDLAAAARSLPSLYPTARKHASPTLTAWGIESTPVVASRNGYLDAAAIGDVDDAATVLLGEQMFPAEDFPDGAPVGGLVGDRPIVATSTATARGGPGPDPALAPVALRQRLLSEAVIRILRAGDQRPDPLVVVLPSSIDAAGAREFWAGLDDGPVTLVDLPTVTRTNDLATDTDDAAQRQIDPDDLAYPQGQVAAQLDASVFNEAGSLIRAARALQSILGDGYAIGETVVGEALAGTSYALRDDADAGPRLGRSRAWVEEQLGQVDLDAPQGVTLSSSSGSFNVAVSNTLDHAVTVRIEVATDDGATISVANPIVLAANSRSSVPVSADMHGTGVHNVRLRLTDADGTPLGAEDELPIRSGQVGVVIWAIIGTGAGILFLAIGIRLVRRFRAARGGAAS; translated from the coding sequence GTGGTCCGCCGTCCTTCCCGCCTGCTCGCAGGCTTGGCGACCGCTCTGCTCCTCGGCCTCACCGCGCCGGCACTGGCCGGAGCGCCCGCCGCCTCCGGGGCCCCGGCCGGACCCCGGCCGGCGGCCGCGCCCGAGAACGCCGCCGAGAGGGCGCCCAAGAACGCGGAGTACGACCCGCCGCTCGAGGTGACCATCGACGAGCTGACCCCCGGCGTGCTGCCCCGCAAGGGTCCGCTGGTCGTCCGCGGACAGGTCACCAACGTCGACCTCGAGACCTGGCAGCGGATCAACCTCTACCCGATGTTCGGCGCCGGCGACGACTGCCTCGGCTGCCCCCCGGCCATGACCACCGAGGACGAGCTGACGGACGCGGCCGCCACCGATCCCGAGGCGCAGGTCGGCGTGCGCAAGACCGACGAACCGGTCGTCCAGGCGCAGATCGAGACCCTCGGCCCGGGCGAGACCCAGACCTTCGCGCTCCGGATCCCGCAGCGGGTGCTGCGCGACGTGTTCGCGAACCCGACCACCGGCGTCTACTGGTTCGGTGTGCATGCCCTCGGCGAGAACCCCGACGGTCGCGACACCCTGGCCGACGGGCGGGCCCGCACCTTCCTCCCGTACGTCGAGCCGGGCACCTCCGCCCGGGTCGACACCGCGGTCGTCGTACCGCTGCGCGGACGGGTGGCCCACTCGGCTGACGGCGAGCTCGGCCGCACCGACTGGTGGGAGGAAGCGCTCTCCCCGGAGGGCGTCCTCGGCGGCCCGCTCGCGTTCGGTGCGGCGAGCACCACCGCCCCGGTGACCTGGCTGCTCGACCCCGCGGTCGCCGACGCCGTCAACCAGCTCGCGGCCGGCAACCCGGTCCGCGCGATCACGCCGGTCGCGCCCGACGACGAGCCGTCGGAGAGCGAGGACCCCTCACCGAGCGGGTCGGCCAGCGAGGGCGGGGCCGACGGGGCCGGCGAGGGCGCCGACGACGCCGCCGACGTCGGCACCACGACCCTCGACCCCGACGACCCGCTCGTCCGCGCCGCCCAGGCCTGGCTCCAGCGGGCGGCCACGGTGCTGCCCGACGACACCGTCGCCGCGCTCCCGTACGGCGACCCCGATCTCGCCGCCGCGGCGCGGTCCCTGCCCAGCCTGTACCCGACCGCCCGCAAGCACGCGTCGCCGACGCTGACCGCCTGGGGCATCGAGTCCACCCCGGTCGTGGCGTCCCGCAACGGCTACCTCGACGCCGCCGCGATCGGCGACGTCGACGACGCGGCGACCGTGCTGCTCGGCGAGCAGATGTTCCCGGCCGAGGACTTCCCCGACGGCGCTCCGGTGGGCGGCCTCGTCGGGGACCGGCCGATCGTGGCCACCAGCACCGCGACCGCACGCGGCGGCCCGGGCCCCGACCCGGCCCTGGCCCCCGTCGCGCTGCGCCAGCGGCTGCTCAGCGAGGCGGTGATCCGGATCCTCCGGGCCGGCGACCAGCGGCCCGATCCGCTCGTGGTCGTGCTCCCGTCGAGCATCGACGCCGCCGGCGCCCGTGAGTTCTGGGCGGGCCTGGACGACGGCCCGGTGACCCTGGTCGACCTGCCCACCGTCACCCGGACCAACGACCTCGCCACCGACACCGACGACGCCGCCCAGCGCCAGATCGACCCCGACGACCTCGCCTACCCGCAGGGCCAGGTCGCCGCCCAGCTGGACGCGAGCGTGTTCAACGAGGCCGGCAGCCTGATCCGCGCGGCCCGGGCTCTGCAGAGCATCCTGGGCGACGGCTACGCCATCGGCGAGACGGTGGTCGGCGAGGCACTGGCCGGGACGTCGTACGCCCTGCGCGACGACGCCGACGCCGGGCCGCGCCTGGGCCGCTCCCGCGCCTGGGTGGAGGAGCAGCTCGGTCAGGTCGACCTCGATGCGCCGCAGGGGGTCACCCTGTCGAGCAGCTCCGGCAGCTTCAACGTCGCGGTCAGCAACACGCTCGACCACGCGGTGACCGTGCGGATCGAGGTCGCCACCGACGACGGCGCGACCATCTCGGTGGCCAACCCGATCGTGCTGGCGGCCAACAGCCGCTCGTCGGTCCCGGTCAGCGCCGACATGCACGGCACCGGCGTTCACAACGTCCGGCTGCGGCTCACCGACGCCGACGGCACCCCGCTCGGCGCCGAGGACGAGCTGCCGATCCGCTCGGGCCAGGTCGGGGTCGTCATCTGGGCGATCATCGGCACCGGCGCCGGCATCCTCTTCCTCGCCATCGGCATCCGCCTGGTCCGCCGGTTCCGGGCCGCGCGCGGCGGGGCCGCGTCGTGA
- the murJ gene encoding murein biosynthesis integral membrane protein MurJ — MSDGDSASTAPGGDAGEQRRILANTAVMAAGTVVSRFSGFIRSTLLAAALGISLHADIFTVANTVPNMLYILLAGGVFNAVLVPQIVRAMTNDADGGAAYVNRVITLAACFLGLVTVLLVVAAPLVMQVLVPSYDAPHLAEQRQSAIDFARFCLPQVFFYGMFVLFGQVLNARGRFGPMMWAPIANNLISIGVLVTYLVAFGPASPAEQQAAFSPGQERLLGIGSTVGIAVQLLVLVPYLRGCGVRIRPRFDWRGVGLGHTLRLGLWTVLFVVVNQIAYVVVVRLASGGTAAADDGTGITIYSNVMLVVMVPHSIITVSLATAILPRLSAAAADADLGRLATTLGSTLRTALVVVVPFAALLPSIALPLAQVVWGHGATAPYFYRFESSMVLFGFAVVAFTVHYLVLRGFYALELNRLVFYVQCVIAATNIGLAVLFVSRVDPWDTSPMLVLAYGGAYTVGATLSSVVLVRRLRRGGAPGGAVRRWRGFVLRLLGASIVVFVVGRFLDIVVTDTVVELVGGSPHWSLAAVEVAVVAAGAGAALLGVAGPLRLSEVTSVADTVAGRLRRR; from the coding sequence GTGAGCGACGGCGACTCCGCGAGCACCGCGCCCGGCGGCGACGCCGGCGAGCAGCGCCGGATCCTCGCGAACACCGCGGTGATGGCGGCCGGCACCGTCGTGTCCCGGTTCAGCGGGTTCATCCGCTCGACCCTGCTCGCGGCGGCGCTCGGCATCTCGCTGCACGCCGACATCTTCACCGTGGCGAACACGGTGCCGAACATGCTCTACATCCTGCTCGCGGGCGGCGTTTTCAACGCGGTGCTGGTGCCGCAGATCGTGCGGGCGATGACGAACGACGCCGACGGCGGCGCGGCGTACGTCAACCGGGTGATCACGCTGGCGGCCTGCTTCCTCGGGCTGGTGACCGTGCTGCTCGTGGTGGCCGCGCCGCTCGTCATGCAGGTCCTGGTGCCGAGCTACGACGCGCCGCACCTCGCCGAACAGCGCCAGTCCGCGATCGACTTCGCCCGCTTCTGCCTGCCGCAGGTCTTCTTCTACGGCATGTTCGTGCTGTTCGGGCAGGTGCTCAACGCCCGCGGCCGGTTCGGGCCGATGATGTGGGCGCCGATCGCCAACAACCTGATCTCGATCGGGGTGCTGGTCACCTACCTCGTGGCCTTCGGACCGGCCAGCCCCGCCGAGCAGCAGGCCGCCTTCTCGCCCGGCCAGGAGCGCCTGCTCGGCATCGGCTCCACGGTCGGGATCGCGGTGCAGCTGCTGGTCCTGGTGCCGTACCTGCGCGGCTGCGGGGTGCGGATCCGGCCCCGCTTCGACTGGCGGGGCGTCGGCCTGGGCCACACCCTCAGGCTCGGCCTGTGGACGGTGCTGTTCGTCGTCGTCAACCAGATCGCCTACGTCGTCGTGGTGCGCCTCGCGTCCGGCGGCACGGCCGCGGCCGACGACGGCACCGGCATCACCATCTACTCCAACGTGATGCTGGTGGTGATGGTGCCGCACTCGATCATCACCGTGTCCCTGGCCACCGCGATCCTGCCGCGCCTGTCCGCCGCGGCGGCCGACGCCGACCTGGGCCGGCTGGCCACCACGCTGGGCAGCACGCTGCGCACGGCGCTCGTGGTCGTCGTACCGTTCGCGGCACTGCTGCCGTCGATCGCCCTCCCGCTGGCCCAGGTCGTGTGGGGGCACGGTGCGACCGCCCCGTACTTCTACCGGTTCGAGTCGTCGATGGTGCTCTTCGGCTTCGCCGTCGTCGCGTTCACCGTGCACTACCTCGTGCTGCGCGGCTTCTACGCCCTCGAACTCAACCGCCTGGTCTTCTACGTCCAGTGCGTCATCGCGGCCACCAATATCGGCCTCGCCGTGCTCTTCGTGTCGCGGGTCGACCCGTGGGACACCTCGCCGATGCTGGTGCTCGCCTACGGCGGCGCGTACACCGTCGGCGCCACACTCTCGTCCGTGGTGCTCGTCCGGCGGCTGCGGCGGGGCGGGGCGCCCGGCGGCGCCGTACGCCGGTGGCGGGGCTTCGTGCTGCGCCTGCTGGGGGCGAGCATCGTGGTGTTCGTGGTCGGCCGTTTCCTCGACATCGTCGTCACCGACACCGTGGTCGAGCTCGTCGGCGGCAGCCCGCACTGGAGCCTGGCGGCGGTCGAGGTGGCCGTCGTCGCCGCCGGGGCGGGGGCGGCGCTGCTGGGCGTCGCCGGGCCGCTGCGCCTGTCCGAGGTCACCTCCGTGGCCGACACCGTCGCCGGGCGGCTGCGGAGGCGCTGA
- the sigM gene encoding RNA polymerase sigma factor SigM: protein MVSEVRESPPGDPSSDRELLAAHVAGDPEAFGVLVARHRDRLWAVALRTCGHPETAADGLQDGLVAAFRRAGSFRGDAAVTTWLHRVVVNACLDRLRKESVRRTEPLPEDLDAVETGHRRVRETVGDAADPIEHSLVAERRERVRAALATLPEEQRAALVLVDMEGYPVAEVAQILDCAEGTVKSRCSRGRARLAFLLADVLDLGPATEPDPAARPADTAGNPSGPPDVGSMTPRGPPAATTVD, encoded by the coding sequence GTGGTGAGTGAGGTGCGCGAGTCGCCGCCAGGCGACCCGTCGAGCGACCGCGAGCTGCTCGCCGCGCACGTCGCCGGCGATCCCGAGGCCTTCGGTGTCCTCGTCGCCCGGCACCGCGACCGGCTGTGGGCGGTCGCACTGCGCACCTGCGGCCATCCCGAGACCGCGGCCGACGGCCTGCAGGACGGCCTGGTGGCCGCCTTCCGCCGCGCCGGCTCGTTCCGCGGCGACGCGGCGGTGACCACCTGGCTGCACCGGGTCGTCGTCAACGCCTGCCTGGACCGGCTGCGCAAGGAGTCGGTACGCCGCACCGAGCCGCTGCCCGAGGACCTCGACGCGGTCGAGACCGGTCACCGGCGGGTCCGCGAGACCGTCGGCGACGCCGCCGACCCGATCGAGCACAGCCTGGTCGCCGAGCGCCGGGAGCGGGTCCGCGCCGCGCTGGCGACCCTGCCCGAGGAGCAGCGGGCGGCGCTCGTCCTCGTCGACATGGAGGGCTACCCGGTCGCCGAGGTCGCGCAGATCCTCGACTGCGCCGAGGGCACGGTGAAGAGCCGCTGCTCGCGCGGCCGGGCCCGGCTCGCCTTCCTCCTGGCCGACGTCCTGGACCTCGGCCCCGCCACCGAGCCGGATCCCGCCGCCCGACCTGCGGACACGGCAGGGAACCCGTCCGGCCCCCCGGACGTCGGATCGATGACGCCGCGCGGACCGCCCGCGGCCACCACCGTCGACTGA
- the trxA gene encoding thioredoxin codes for MADNISAVTDAEFDAQVLKSDKPVLVDFWAEWCGPCRQVAPILDELAGAHGDKITFLKMNVDENPVTPASYRVTGIPTINVYQGGEVVKTIVGARPKAAILNELADFI; via the coding sequence GTGGCCGACAACATCTCCGCCGTGACCGACGCCGAGTTCGACGCACAGGTCCTCAAGTCCGACAAGCCCGTCCTCGTGGACTTCTGGGCCGAGTGGTGCGGCCCGTGCCGCCAGGTCGCCCCGATCCTCGACGAGCTCGCCGGTGCCCACGGCGACAAGATCACGTTCCTCAAGATGAACGTCGACGAGAACCCGGTCACCCCGGCGTCGTACCGCGTCACGGGCATCCCGACCATCAACGTCTACCAGGGCGGCGAGGTCGTGAAGACCATCGTCGGTGCCCGCCCGAAGGCCGCGATCCTCAACGAGCTCGCCGACTTCATCTGA
- a CDS encoding lysophospholipid acyltransferase family protein, which yields MLDITYPPVIVTAKVLFKLMRQRVVVSGAESIPRKGGALLAINHTGYVDFIYAGAGAEPRKRLVRFMIKKEMMDAPGVGHLLRSFHHIRVDRSSGVQSMKDALAYLKAGEVVGIYPEATISRSFEIKELKSGAARIAADAGVPLIPVIVWGAHRLMTKDHPRDFSRSPKTIVVKVGEPLHPTGEDTAAETEALREAMRRMLDEVIADYPAAEKAPGSWWTPARFGGGAPTPDEADRLDREELRARAAKRAAKAAEKKAGRGE from the coding sequence GTGCTCGACATCACGTATCCGCCCGTCATCGTCACCGCCAAGGTGCTCTTCAAGCTGATGCGCCAGCGGGTCGTGGTCAGCGGCGCGGAGTCCATCCCCCGCAAGGGCGGCGCGCTGCTCGCGATCAACCACACCGGCTACGTCGACTTCATCTACGCCGGCGCGGGCGCCGAGCCCCGCAAGCGCCTGGTCCGGTTCATGATCAAGAAGGAGATGATGGACGCCCCCGGCGTCGGTCACCTGCTGCGCTCCTTCCACCACATCCGGGTCGACCGGTCCTCGGGCGTGCAGTCGATGAAGGACGCGCTGGCCTACCTCAAGGCCGGCGAGGTCGTCGGGATCTACCCCGAGGCCACGATCTCCCGCTCCTTCGAGATCAAGGAGCTCAAGTCGGGGGCCGCGCGGATCGCGGCCGACGCCGGCGTACCGCTCATCCCGGTGATCGTCTGGGGCGCCCACCGGCTGATGACCAAGGACCACCCACGCGACTTCTCCCGCTCGCCCAAGACGATCGTCGTCAAGGTCGGCGAGCCGCTGCACCCCACCGGCGAGGACACCGCGGCCGAGACCGAGGCGCTGCGCGAGGCGATGCGGCGGATGCTCGACGAGGTCATCGCGGACTACCCCGCGGCCGAGAAGGCGCCCGGCAGCTGGTGGACGCCGGCCCGCTTCGGCGGTGGGGCGCCGACGCCCGACGAGGCCGACCGCCTCGACCGGGAGGAGCTGCGCGCCCGCGCGGCGAAGCGTGCCGCCAAGGCCGCGGAGAAGAAGGCGGGCCGGGGCGAGTAG
- a CDS encoding pyridoxal phosphate-dependent aminotransferase produces the protein MRKIRQSQKLRNVRYDVRGPILVEAQRLEAEGHKILKLNIGNPAPFGFEAPEAIVADMVHNLPDAQGYSDSRGIYSARTAVAQYYQSRGLKDTAVEDVFIGNGVSEMISMVLQAFLDDGNEILVPSPDYPLWTGAVSLSGGTPVHYRCDEENGWMPDLEDIESKITENTHGLVIINPNNPTGAVYSKEMVAQLVDIARRHDLVVFADEIYEKILFDDAVHHHAAEAAGNDVLCLTFSGLSKAYRVCGYRAGWVMISGPQELAEDFLEGLTTLSNMRMCANVPAQHAIQTALGGYQSINELIVPGGRFYEQAMLADRLLNEIPGVSSVRPRGALYCFPRLDPEVYPIEDDEAFVIELLRAKKILVTHGTGFNWSAPDHFRLVTLPDVEVLEEAIGRISDFLATRR, from the coding sequence GTGCGCAAGATCCGCCAGAGCCAGAAGCTCCGCAACGTCCGCTACGACGTCCGGGGACCCATCCTCGTCGAGGCCCAGCGCCTTGAGGCCGAGGGTCACAAGATCCTCAAGCTCAACATCGGCAACCCGGCACCGTTCGGCTTCGAGGCACCCGAGGCGATCGTGGCCGACATGGTGCACAACCTGCCCGACGCCCAGGGCTACTCCGACTCCCGCGGCATCTACTCCGCCCGCACCGCCGTCGCGCAGTACTACCAGTCGCGCGGCCTGAAGGACACCGCCGTCGAGGACGTGTTCATCGGCAACGGCGTCTCCGAGATGATCTCGATGGTGCTCCAGGCGTTCCTCGACGACGGCAACGAGATCCTCGTCCCCTCGCCGGACTACCCGCTGTGGACGGGCGCGGTGTCGCTCTCCGGCGGGACGCCGGTCCACTACCGGTGCGACGAGGAGAACGGCTGGATGCCGGACCTCGAGGACATCGAGTCGAAGATCACCGAGAACACGCACGGCCTGGTCATCATCAACCCCAACAACCCCACCGGTGCCGTCTACAGCAAGGAGATGGTGGCCCAGCTGGTCGACATCGCCCGGCGCCACGACCTCGTGGTCTTCGCCGACGAGATCTACGAGAAGATCCTGTTCGACGACGCCGTGCACCACCACGCCGCCGAGGCCGCCGGCAACGACGTGCTCTGTCTGACCTTCAGCGGTCTGTCGAAGGCCTACCGGGTCTGCGGCTACCGGGCCGGCTGGGTGATGATCTCCGGTCCCCAGGAGCTCGCCGAGGACTTCCTCGAGGGACTGACCACCCTGTCCAACATGCGCATGTGCGCGAACGTCCCGGCCCAGCACGCCATCCAGACCGCGCTCGGCGGCTACCAGTCGATCAACGAGCTGATCGTGCCGGGCGGCCGGTTCTACGAGCAGGCGATGCTGGCCGATCGGCTGCTCAACGAGATCCCCGGCGTGTCCTCGGTCCGCCCGCGCGGCGCGTTGTACTGCTTCCCGCGGCTGGACCCCGAGGTCTACCCGATCGAGGACGACGAGGCCTTCGTCATCGAGCTGCTGCGGGCCAAGAAGATCCTGGTCACCCACGGCACCGGCTTCAACTGGTCCGCGCCCGACCACTTCCGCCTGGTCACCCTGCCCGACGTGGAGGTGCTGGAGGAGGCCATCGGCCGGATCTCCGACTTCCTCGCCACCCGGCGCTGA
- the trxB gene encoding thioredoxin-disulfide reductase translates to MSESATSELRPDLREVIVIGSGPSGYTAAIYAARAQLNPLVFEGSVTAGGALMNTTEVENFPGFRGGIQGPELMDEMRAQAERFGAELIADDVVEVDLTGEVKVVKTATDTYTARAVILATGSGYRKLGLPDEERLSGRGVSYCATCDGFFFREQHIAVVGGGDSAVEEATFLTRFGSKVSLIVRRDELRASKIMQERAFADPKLEIVWNSVVESINGADSLESLTLKDTVTGATSELAATGLFIAIGHDPRSELLVGQVDLDDDGYVLVQPGSTATNIPGVFAAGDLVDHTYRQAITAAGTGCSAALDAERYLAGLDHAAATAGAALAGNAGATA, encoded by the coding sequence ATGTCCGAGTCCGCCACGTCCGAGCTCCGCCCTGACCTCCGTGAGGTCATCGTCATCGGGTCCGGGCCCTCGGGCTACACCGCCGCGATCTACGCCGCCCGGGCGCAGCTGAACCCGCTGGTCTTCGAGGGCTCGGTCACCGCCGGCGGCGCGCTGATGAACACCACCGAGGTCGAGAACTTCCCGGGCTTCCGGGGCGGCATCCAGGGCCCCGAGCTGATGGACGAGATGCGGGCCCAGGCCGAGCGGTTCGGCGCCGAGCTGATCGCCGACGACGTCGTCGAGGTGGACCTGACCGGCGAGGTCAAGGTCGTCAAGACCGCCACCGACACCTACACCGCGCGCGCGGTGATCCTGGCCACCGGCTCCGGCTACCGCAAGCTCGGCCTCCCCGACGAGGAGCGGCTCTCCGGTCGCGGCGTGTCCTACTGCGCGACCTGCGACGGCTTCTTCTTCCGCGAGCAGCACATCGCGGTCGTGGGCGGCGGCGACTCGGCTGTCGAGGAGGCCACCTTCCTCACCCGGTTCGGCTCGAAGGTCTCCCTCATCGTGCGCCGCGACGAGCTGCGCGCCTCCAAGATCATGCAGGAGCGGGCCTTCGCCGACCCCAAGCTGGAGATCGTGTGGAACTCGGTGGTCGAGTCCATCAACGGCGCCGACTCGCTGGAGTCGCTGACCCTCAAGGACACCGTCACCGGCGCGACCAGTGAGCTGGCCGCGACGGGGCTGTTCATCGCCATCGGCCACGACCCGCGCTCGGAGCTCCTGGTGGGCCAGGTCGACCTCGACGACGACGGCTACGTCCTGGTCCAGCCCGGCTCGACCGCCACCAACATCCCCGGCGTGTTCGCCGCCGGCGACCTGGTCGACCACACCTACCGCCAGGCGATCACCGCCGCCGGCACCGGCTGCTCGGCCGCCCTCGACGCCGAGCGCTACCTCGCCGGCCTCGACCACGCCGCCGCGACCGCGGGAGCCGCTCTCGCCGGGAATGCCGGCGCCACCGCGTAG
- a CDS encoding response regulator transcription factor — protein sequence MVDAPLVLLVEDDDDLRTTTRLVLEARGFRVVTAADGEAGWTAYLTRPVDLAVVDVVLPKLDGLRLTERIRADSELPVLLLTARDLPRDQVVGFDAGADDYVVKPFDGDVLEARIRALLRRRGGGAATRILDHDGLRVDVDGMTVERAGAPVDLSATEFRLLVAFLENAGVVLSRGQLLEIVWGSSTWGDPHVVDVTVQRLRAKIGADRVHTVRGAGYKMARS from the coding sequence ATGGTCGACGCGCCGCTGGTGCTGCTGGTCGAGGACGACGACGACCTGCGGACGACGACGCGGCTGGTCCTCGAGGCGCGCGGGTTCCGCGTGGTCACCGCCGCCGACGGCGAGGCCGGCTGGACGGCGTACCTCACCCGGCCGGTCGATCTCGCCGTCGTCGACGTGGTGCTCCCCAAGCTCGACGGCCTCCGGCTGACCGAGCGGATCCGCGCCGACAGTGAGCTGCCGGTGCTCCTGCTGACCGCGCGCGACCTGCCGCGCGACCAGGTGGTCGGCTTCGACGCCGGCGCCGACGACTACGTCGTCAAGCCGTTCGACGGCGACGTGCTCGAAGCCCGGATCCGTGCCCTGCTGCGCCGGCGCGGGGGAGGAGCGGCCACCCGGATCCTCGACCACGACGGGCTGCGCGTCGACGTCGACGGGATGACCGTGGAGCGCGCCGGCGCTCCCGTCGACCTGTCCGCGACCGAGTTCCGGCTCCTGGTGGCCTTCCTCGAGAATGCCGGTGTGGTTCTCAGCCGCGGCCAGCTGCTCGAGATCGTGTGGGGCAGCTCCACCTGGGGGGATCCCCATGTCGTCGACGTGACCGTGCAGCGGCTGCGCGCCAAGATCGGCGCCGACCGCGTGCACACCGTGCGCGGCGCCGGCTACAAGATGGCGCGGTCCTGA
- a CDS encoding HAMP domain-containing sensor histidine kinase, translating into MADALDRRLRVEQAFSADVAHELRTPVAGLVSASELLPPGETTDLLRGLVTRLRHLVEDLLEVARLDSGAEEVALTVQPLGALVPGAEVRQDAEVLVDARRVERIVTNLVANAERHGGGVTALVVEGPRVVVQDAGPGFPSDVLAAGAIRFHSTGQGSGLGLTIVHGQARAMGASVTMANPDGGGAEVVVTFRIPDPSPGRPGRPSAAGRSASPPSPPARRPAP; encoded by the coding sequence ATGGCCGACGCCCTGGACCGCAGGCTCCGGGTCGAGCAGGCCTTCTCCGCCGACGTCGCCCACGAGCTGCGTACGCCGGTCGCCGGCCTGGTCAGCGCGAGCGAGCTGCTGCCGCCCGGCGAGACCACCGACCTGCTGCGGGGACTGGTGACCCGGCTGCGGCACCTGGTCGAGGACCTGCTCGAGGTGGCCCGCCTCGACAGCGGGGCCGAGGAGGTCGCGCTCACCGTCCAGCCGCTGGGCGCCCTCGTCCCCGGAGCCGAGGTGCGCCAGGACGCGGAGGTGCTGGTCGACGCCCGTCGGGTCGAGCGGATCGTCACCAACCTGGTCGCCAACGCCGAGCGGCACGGCGGCGGCGTCACCGCCCTGGTCGTGGAGGGCCCCCGGGTCGTCGTACAGGACGCCGGGCCGGGCTTCCCCTCCGACGTCCTCGCGGCCGGCGCGATCCGGTTCCACAGCACCGGACAGGGCAGCGGGCTCGGGCTCACCATCGTGCACGGTCAGGCACGGGCGATGGGCGCGAGCGTGACGATGGCGAACCCGGACGGCGGCGGGGCCGAGGTGGTCGTCACGTTCAGGATCCCGGACCCATCTCCGGGTCGACCGGGTCGACCGTCTGCAGCGGGTAGGTCTGCGTCGCCTCCATCCCCTCCGGCACGTCGCCCTGCACCGTGA
- a CDS encoding GNAT family N-acetyltransferase, with the protein MARTTVPLTLDLLDALFHDAGAPCRTCLFWEREPVHRQRLDAEERAAEKEAWVSELLREWGSCGRVALVDGRPVGYLVYAPASYVPGAAAFPTAPVSADAVLLTTAWVRPEYAGGGVGRLLVQGMARDLVGRDGVRAVEAFARVGRAGSGRVPGRVPECVVPADFLARTGFKTQRPHPRTPRMRMEMRSLVTWRGEVEAAWERIVGVVRRPRQVPTPVPREADPHRP; encoded by the coding sequence GTGGCCCGGACCACGGTCCCTCTCACCCTCGACCTGCTCGACGCCCTCTTCCACGACGCGGGTGCGCCGTGCCGGACCTGCCTGTTCTGGGAGCGCGAGCCGGTGCACCGGCAGCGCCTCGACGCCGAGGAGCGGGCGGCCGAGAAGGAGGCGTGGGTCTCCGAGCTGCTGCGCGAGTGGGGCTCCTGCGGCCGGGTCGCCCTGGTCGACGGCCGGCCGGTCGGCTACCTCGTCTACGCGCCCGCGTCGTATGTGCCCGGCGCTGCGGCCTTCCCCACGGCCCCGGTCTCCGCCGACGCCGTGCTGCTGACCACCGCCTGGGTCCGACCGGAGTACGCCGGGGGCGGGGTCGGCCGCCTGCTCGTGCAGGGCATGGCGCGCGACCTGGTCGGCCGGGACGGCGTCCGCGCGGTCGAGGCGTTCGCCCGCGTCGGGCGGGCGGGTTCGGGGCGGGTTCCGGGGCGGGTTCCGGAGTGCGTGGTGCCCGCGGACTTCCTGGCCCGGACCGGGTTCAAGACCCAGCGTCCGCACCCCCGCACCCCGCGGATGCGGATGGAGATGCGTTCGCTGGTGACCTGGCGCGGCGAGGTGGAGGCCGCGTGGGAGCGGATCGTCGGCGTCGTCCGCCGGCCGCGGCAGGTGCCGACGCCGGTCCCCCGCGAGGCGGATCCGCACCGCCCGTGA